The Alphaproteobacteria bacterium genome contains a region encoding:
- a CDS encoding DUF1499 domain-containing protein yields the protein MARAEAYMHGPVRQAYLTRRIQADPTSRLAIWARRVAGFAVAVMLLATIIVRAGILEIVPSLAIVGGAFILAGVAMLLACAAFIVIWREGLGGFGMAMTALLVGVAILGYPAYLGTKAYRLPAIADITTDPIDPPRFEAIARLRSRDANPIVYAGLRAAELQKSAYPAVEPLMVSATPQVAFDEAVKVINKRKWRIVDARAPQSNRREARIEAVARTPILGFRDDVVVRIRPDPDGARIDIRSSSRYGRHDFGTNASRVASLSEAIDDAIDSLKPEKTPDQVKKAKKVDTKVKNQPGDKRR from the coding sequence ATGGCGCGCGCTGAAGCGTATATGCACGGCCCGGTAAGGCAGGCCTATCTCACCCGCCGTATCCAGGCCGACCCGACCTCACGTCTCGCCATCTGGGCGCGCCGGGTCGCGGGCTTCGCGGTCGCCGTGATGCTGCTCGCGACCATCATTGTCCGCGCCGGCATCCTCGAGATCGTGCCGTCGCTGGCAATCGTCGGCGGGGCATTCATTCTCGCCGGCGTCGCGATGCTGCTCGCATGCGCGGCGTTCATCGTGATCTGGCGCGAGGGGCTCGGCGGTTTCGGCATGGCAATGACCGCGCTTCTGGTTGGGGTCGCGATCCTCGGCTATCCGGCCTATCTCGGCACCAAGGCCTATCGCCTGCCGGCGATTGCCGACATCACCACGGACCCGATCGACCCGCCGCGGTTCGAGGCGATCGCGCGGCTGCGCTCGCGCGATGCCAACCCGATCGTCTATGCGGGGCTGCGTGCCGCCGAATTACAGAAGAGCGCCTATCCGGCCGTCGAGCCGCTAATGGTCTCGGCAACGCCGCAGGTCGCTTTCGATGAGGCCGTGAAGGTCATCAACAAGCGCAAATGGCGCATCGTCGATGCACGCGCGCCGCAATCGAACCGGCGCGAGGCACGCATCGAGGCAGTCGCGCGCACGCCGATTCTCGGCTTCCGCGACGATGTGGTGGTGCGCATCCGGCCCGATCCGGACGGCGCGCGCATCGATATCCGCTCGTCGTCGCGCTATGGCCGGCACGACTTCGGCACCAACGCGTCGCGCGTCGCCTCGCTCTCCGAAGCGATCGACGATGCGATCGACAGCCTGAAGCCGGAAAAGACGCCCGATCAGGTGAAGAAGGCCAAGAAAGTCGACACCAAGGTCAAGAACCAGCCAGGCGATAAACGCCGGTGA
- a CDS encoding M48 family metallopeptidase — MAAAGTGIFFDGVTSARRPVLVELSPDGLVVRDAEERAMLARWPYNELDHLAAPDGVLRVGRAGVPRLARLEVREPALIAAIDEASVPVDRSGTAERRSRSKVVVWSLIATVSLLLGAVYGVPALADKIAPLVPLRAERWLGEAVDTQARKMLDKGDTSRPFECGDEQGRAALAKLMGKLEAAAGLPIPLETKVVRRSEPNAIALPGGHIYVFEGLVEKSDTPDELAAVIAHEVGHVAHRDGTRSILQSAGLSFLFGMLLGDFVGGSAVVIGARAVLQSSYSRDVEGAADVYGVELMGRAGGDPRALGVILDRIAGAIHPGVEILSDHPDTKARVAVINSLAPPGRPARPLLEDDEWRALKRICTAR; from the coding sequence ATGGCCGCAGCGGGCACAGGTATTTTCTTCGATGGCGTGACCAGCGCGCGGCGGCCGGTGCTGGTCGAACTTAGCCCCGATGGCCTCGTCGTGCGCGATGCCGAAGAGCGCGCCATGCTCGCGCGCTGGCCTTACAACGAGCTCGATCATCTCGCGGCGCCCGACGGCGTGTTGCGGGTCGGCCGTGCCGGTGTGCCGCGCCTTGCGCGGCTCGAGGTGCGCGAGCCTGCGCTGATCGCTGCGATCGATGAGGCCTCCGTTCCGGTCGACCGCAGCGGCACGGCGGAGCGGCGCAGCCGCTCCAAGGTCGTCGTCTGGAGCCTCATCGCGACGGTATCGCTGCTGCTCGGCGCGGTCTACGGCGTGCCGGCGCTCGCCGACAAGATCGCGCCACTGGTTCCGCTGCGCGCCGAGCGCTGGCTCGGCGAGGCGGTCGACACCCAGGCGCGGAAAATGCTCGACAAGGGCGACACCAGCCGCCCATTCGAGTGCGGCGACGAGCAAGGCCGCGCGGCGCTCGCCAAGTTGATGGGCAAGCTGGAGGCCGCAGCGGGGTTGCCTATCCCGCTGGAAACGAAAGTCGTCCGGCGCAGCGAGCCCAACGCCATCGCGCTACCTGGTGGGCACATCTATGTTTTCGAAGGGCTGGTCGAGAAATCCGATACGCCTGATGAACTCGCGGCCGTCATCGCGCACGAAGTCGGCCATGTGGCGCACCGGGACGGGACGCGCTCGATCCTGCAATCCGCCGGATTGTCGTTCCTGTTCGGCATGCTGCTCGGCGACTTCGTCGGCGGCAGCGCGGTGGTGATCGGCGCGCGCGCCGTGCTGCAGTCGTCCTATTCGCGCGACGTCGAGGGGGCGGCGGACGTGTACGGTGTGGAACTCATGGGCCGGGCGGGCGGCGACCCGCGCGCTTTGGGCGTCATCCTCGACCGCATCGCAGGCGCCATCCATCCGGGCGTCGAAATATTGAGCGATCACCCCGATACGAAAGCCCGTGTGGCTGTGATAAACAGCCTCGCGCCGCCGGGCAGGCCGGCGCGACCGCTGCTGGAAGACGACGAATGGCGCGCGCTGAAGCGTATATGCACGGCCCGGTAA
- a CDS encoding HAD family hydrolase, translating into MPIRAILFDKDGTLVDFQRTWGPATHTVMTTLCNGDDAAFARLAAVSLYDPGERRLLSGSPVVIETTYGYGKLWAQALGIPVTPEFIDRIDALFFQEMLDHLTPMGDVKALLHGFRVRGYRLGLMTNDADANTRAQLRQLGLDALLEFVAAYDSGYGHKPDPDPVLAFAKFACVAPAEIAVVGDSEHDLVAARAAGAAAVGVLSGPVPRERLAPHADVLLPSIAKLEDWLSSISPKG; encoded by the coding sequence ATGCCGATCCGCGCCATTCTGTTCGACAAGGACGGCACGCTGGTCGATTTCCAGCGCACCTGGGGGCCGGCGACCCATACGGTGATGACAACGCTTTGCAATGGCGACGATGCTGCTTTCGCGCGTCTCGCCGCCGTGAGCCTCTACGATCCCGGGGAGCGCCGGCTCCTGTCCGGCTCGCCGGTCGTCATCGAAACAACCTATGGATACGGCAAATTGTGGGCGCAGGCGCTCGGCATTCCTGTGACGCCGGAATTCATCGATCGCATCGATGCACTGTTCTTCCAGGAGATGCTCGATCACCTCACCCCGATGGGTGACGTAAAGGCGCTGCTTCACGGGTTCCGGGTGCGTGGGTACCGCCTCGGCCTGATGACCAACGATGCCGACGCGAACACCCGCGCGCAGCTGCGCCAGCTCGGACTCGATGCGCTGCTTGAATTCGTCGCGGCCTACGATTCCGGCTACGGCCACAAGCCCGATCCGGATCCCGTTCTGGCTTTCGCCAAGTTCGCTTGCGTCGCGCCCGCCGAAATCGCCGTCGTCGGCGATTCGGAGCACGACCTGGTCGCGGCGCGGGCCGCGGGGGCGGCCGCGGTTGGCGTGCTGAGCGGACCCGTGCCCCGGGAGCGCCTCGCGCCGCATGCGGACGTACTTTTGCCTTCGATTGCGAAACTCGAGGACTGGCTTTCCAGTATTTCCCCCAAGGGTTAA
- a CDS encoding extensin family protein, with translation MLGSAARAKDPVPLPPLRPSIPADSPIIPLPRPRPAIPLPGEIAAEPAGPTECQLRMTADIAVIEPLPHITGAAGCGVDDPVRLSAVMTRDKVRIAITPAATLRCTTAEAVAHWIREDVAPIAATLGSPLGGVANFDSYECRGRNRVVGAMISEHGKGNAIDIKSITLANGKSYELTDIAVAKPMRERLKASACARFTTVLGPASDGFHENHVHVDLAERRSGYRICQWAVRDASDLIPLPRERPAEAPPREP, from the coding sequence TTGCTGGGCAGCGCGGCGCGCGCCAAGGACCCGGTGCCGCTGCCGCCCTTGCGTCCGAGCATCCCGGCTGATTCGCCGATCATCCCGCTGCCGCGTCCGCGCCCGGCCATTCCCCTGCCCGGCGAGATTGCGGCCGAGCCTGCCGGTCCAACCGAATGCCAGTTGCGGATGACCGCGGATATCGCCGTGATCGAGCCGCTGCCCCACATCACGGGCGCCGCAGGTTGTGGCGTCGACGACCCGGTGCGCCTCTCTGCAGTCATGACCAGGGACAAGGTCCGCATTGCGATCACGCCGGCTGCGACCTTGCGCTGCACCACCGCCGAGGCTGTCGCGCACTGGATAAGGGAGGACGTCGCGCCGATCGCCGCAACGCTTGGGAGCCCGCTCGGCGGCGTTGCCAATTTCGACTCCTATGAATGCCGCGGACGCAATCGCGTGGTCGGCGCGATGATCAGCGAACACGGCAAGGGAAACGCGATCGACATCAAGTCGATCACGCTTGCGAACGGCAAAAGCTATGAGCTCACCGACATCGCGGTCGCAAAACCGATGCGCGAGCGGCTGAAGGCGAGCGCCTGTGCGCGCTTCACGACGGTGCTCGGCCCCGCCTCCGATGGCTTCCACGAAAACCACGTGCATGTCGACCTTGCAGAGCGCCGCAGCGGCTATCGCATCTGCCAATGGGCGGTGCGCGATGCTTCAGACCTGATCCCACTACCGCGCGAGCGGCCCGCAGAGGCGCCGCCGCGCGAGCCTTGA
- a CDS encoding long-chain-fatty-acid--CoA ligase has translation MLGLMQNWQLLCHRIIDHAAIQHGDREVVTRSIEGPIHRTNYREVRQRALKVAQRLQKDGITLGDRVATLAWNTWRHLETWYGITGVGAVYHTINPRLFPEQIAYIANHAEDRLMFLDTTFLPLMEKLQDKLPTIQRYVVLTDAAHMPQTSLRNAVPYEEWIAEADGDFTWASFDENTACGMCYTSGTTGNPKGVVYSHRSNVLHSMVAITPDAFNLSVQDTIMPVVPFFHANGWTIAFSAPMAGARLILPGMKLDGVSIYELLEGERVTMTAAVPTIWLMLLTHLEGNNLKLSTLRRVLIGGSACPRSMIQKFEKNYGVTVAHAWGMTEMNPIGSICAIKPDYDANDYEKLLDVKSKQGAAPFTVEMKIVDDSEKELPWDGKTVGRLKVKGVAVTRGYFKGEGGNVLDPNGFFDTGDICAIDPFGNIQITDRSKDVIKSGGEWISSIDLENLAVGHPKVAEAAVIGIRHPKWDERPLLVIIPKKGENPTREELLQYMEGKIAKWWMPDDVVFVNEIPHTATGKILKTALRDQFKDYTLPTAAAAAE, from the coding sequence ATGCTCGGCTTGATGCAGAATTGGCAGCTTCTGTGCCATCGCATCATCGACCACGCCGCCATCCAGCACGGCGACCGCGAGGTGGTCACCCGCTCGATCGAGGGACCGATCCATCGCACTAACTATCGCGAGGTGCGCCAGCGCGCCCTGAAAGTCGCGCAGCGGCTGCAGAAGGATGGCATCACGCTCGGAGATCGAGTCGCGACGCTCGCCTGGAACACGTGGCGGCACCTCGAGACCTGGTACGGCATCACCGGGGTCGGCGCGGTCTATCACACCATCAATCCGCGGCTCTTCCCCGAGCAGATCGCCTACATCGCCAATCATGCCGAAGACCGGCTGATGTTCCTCGACACGACGTTCCTGCCGCTGATGGAGAAGCTGCAGGACAAGCTGCCGACCATCCAGCGCTACGTGGTCCTCACCGATGCGGCGCACATGCCGCAAACGTCGCTGCGCAACGCGGTGCCCTACGAGGAGTGGATCGCCGAAGCCGACGGCGATTTCACCTGGGCCTCGTTCGACGAAAATACCGCGTGCGGCATGTGCTACACCTCCGGCACGACCGGCAACCCGAAGGGCGTCGTCTACTCGCATCGCTCCAATGTGCTGCACTCGATGGTCGCGATCACGCCCGACGCGTTCAATCTGTCGGTGCAGGACACCATCATGCCGGTTGTGCCGTTCTTCCACGCCAATGGCTGGACCATTGCCTTCTCCGCGCCGATGGCGGGCGCGCGGCTGATCCTGCCGGGCATGAAGCTCGACGGCGTCTCGATCTACGAACTCCTGGAAGGCGAGCGCGTCACCATGACGGCCGCAGTGCCGACCATCTGGCTGATGCTGCTGACGCATCTTGAAGGAAACAACCTCAAGCTCTCGACCTTGCGCCGCGTGTTGATCGGCGGCTCGGCCTGCCCGCGCTCGATGATCCAGAAGTTCGAGAAGAACTACGGGGTCACCGTGGCGCACGCCTGGGGCATGACCGAGATGAATCCGATCGGCTCGATCTGCGCGATCAAGCCGGACTACGACGCGAACGACTACGAGAAGCTGCTCGACGTGAAATCGAAGCAGGGTGCGGCGCCCTTCACGGTCGAGATGAAGATCGTGGACGACTCCGAGAAGGAGTTGCCCTGGGACGGCAAGACCGTCGGGCGCCTCAAGGTGAAGGGCGTCGCGGTCACCAGGGGTTATTTCAAGGGTGAGGGCGGCAACGTTCTCGATCCGAACGGCTTCTTCGATACCGGCGACATTTGTGCGATCGATCCGTTCGGCAACATCCAGATCACCGACCGCTCCAAGGACGTGATCAAGTCCGGCGGCGAATGGATCTCTTCGATCGATCTGGAAAACCTTGCGGTCGGTCATCCGAAGGTCGCGGAGGCGGCGGTGATCGGCATCCGCCATCCGAAATGGGATGAGCGTCCGCTGCTGGTCATCATCCCGAAGAAAGGCGAGAATCCAACGCGCGAGGAGCTGCTCCAGTATATGGAGGGTAAAATCGCGAAGTGGTGGATGCCGGACGATGTGGTGTTCGTGAATGAGATTCCGCACACCGCCACGGGCAAGATCCTGAAAACCGCGTTGCGCGATCAGTTCAAGGACTACACGCTTCCGACGGCGGCGGCCGCTGCCGAATAG
- a CDS encoding CPBP family intramembrane glutamic endopeptidase gives MAIQAGAPGSNPAPWGLLGTIAWGAAGICVWFIVQFAVIVGFIAWRNTVDPGSADLGKMASDGFLLAFVTITAAPAWVGVSVFAAHLRKWSARDYLALVPPRRGEVVVGIVCLAALLIGFDVFTHLIGRDVVPSFMVEAYTSARSSGSLVLFFIAVVVVAPISEEVAFRGFLFRGLCASWLGVSGTLIATSAAWASMHVQYDAFTLAQIFLIGLLLGWIRWASGSTLLTIGLHVLANLTACIQAALKVEWMG, from the coding sequence ATGGCAATTCAGGCCGGGGCCCCGGGATCAAATCCCGCGCCATGGGGCTTGCTCGGCACGATCGCCTGGGGCGCGGCCGGCATCTGCGTGTGGTTCATCGTCCAGTTCGCCGTCATTGTCGGCTTCATCGCGTGGCGCAACACGGTCGACCCTGGCTCCGCCGACCTCGGCAAGATGGCGAGCGACGGCTTCCTGCTCGCCTTCGTCACAATCACGGCGGCGCCGGCCTGGGTCGGCGTGTCGGTGTTTGCGGCACACTTACGCAAATGGAGCGCGCGCGACTATCTGGCGCTTGTTCCGCCGCGCCGCGGCGAGGTGGTGGTTGGCATCGTTTGCCTCGCCGCGCTGCTGATCGGCTTCGACGTTTTCACGCACCTCATCGGACGCGATGTCGTGCCGAGCTTCATGGTCGAAGCCTACACGTCTGCGCGCAGCAGCGGCTCGCTGGTGCTCTTTTTTATCGCGGTCGTCGTCGTCGCGCCGATCAGCGAGGAAGTCGCATTTCGCGGCTTCCTGTTTCGCGGGCTTTGCGCCTCCTGGCTCGGCGTCTCCGGCACGCTGATCGCCACATCGGCCGCGTGGGCCTCGATGCACGTTCAATATGACGCCTTCACGCTGGCGCAGATCTTCCTGATCGGACTGCTGCTCGGCTGGATCCGCTGGGCGAGCGGCTCGACCCTGCTCACCATTGGGCTGCACGTGCTCGCCAACCTGACCGCCTGTATCCAGGCCGCGCTCAAGGTGGAGTGGATGGGCTAA
- a CDS encoding GMC family oxidoreductase N-terminal domain-containing protein produces the protein MDTFDYVIVGAGTAGCVLANRLSADAGVTVCVLEAGPRDWHPYIHIPAGFIKLFYMPKLNWLYTQEPSEWTGGRRILAPRGKTLGGSSSINGHIYNRGQRADYDGWQQRGNRNWGYADVLPYFKRLERRIGEGDEVFRGREGGLTITDIDYYHPLSEAFIAGAVEMGIPRNPDYNGESQLGINYAQRAILKGRRMSAARAFLRPAMQRPNLDVRTKLHATGVIFEGKRAAGIRYRKGGRNGPAMEVRARREVILSGGTFNSPQLLQLSGVGEAEFLKSKGIPVHHALPGVGENLRDHYAPRVSVRVKNMNTINESARGLSLASEILKWCFGGASILGLSPTQVYCFWKSDDALDASDIQLTFTPASYREGYQGQLETEPGMTSAPWQQRPDSKGYVRLKSADPFEQPEIQPNYLTEETDRRVLVAAMRLARKLLRSRPLAPYYDYEDFPGDKVQSDDELLGAAKERGTTTFHPMGTCRMGPHNDPTSVVDDELRVRGLESLRVVDASIMPMMLSANLNAAVMMVADKASDLIRGKAPPQPIILKR, from the coding sequence ATGGACACTTTCGATTACGTCATCGTCGGTGCCGGCACGGCGGGCTGCGTGCTTGCCAACCGGCTGAGTGCGGACGCCGGCGTCACCGTTTGCGTGCTCGAAGCCGGTCCACGCGACTGGCACCCGTACATCCATATTCCGGCCGGCTTCATCAAACTGTTCTATATGCCGAAGCTGAACTGGCTCTACACCCAGGAGCCGAGCGAATGGACCGGGGGGCGCCGCATATTGGCGCCGCGCGGCAAAACGCTCGGCGGCTCCTCGTCGATCAACGGCCACATCTACAATCGCGGGCAGCGCGCCGACTATGACGGCTGGCAGCAGCGCGGCAATCGCAACTGGGGCTACGCGGACGTGCTGCCCTATTTCAAGCGGCTGGAGCGCCGGATCGGCGAGGGCGACGAGGTCTTCCGCGGGCGCGAGGGCGGGCTCACCATCACCGATATCGACTACTATCATCCGCTGAGCGAAGCCTTCATTGCGGGCGCAGTCGAGATGGGCATCCCGCGCAATCCCGACTACAACGGCGAGAGCCAGCTCGGCATCAATTACGCGCAGCGCGCGATCCTGAAGGGCCGCCGCATGAGTGCCGCACGCGCCTTTCTGCGTCCCGCGATGCAGCGGCCCAACCTCGACGTACGGACCAAGCTGCACGCGACAGGCGTGATCTTCGAAGGCAAGCGCGCCGCCGGCATCCGCTATCGCAAGGGCGGACGCAACGGACCGGCGATGGAAGTGCGCGCGCGCCGCGAGGTGATCCTCTCGGGCGGCACGTTCAATTCGCCGCAGTTGCTGCAGCTCTCCGGTGTCGGCGAGGCAGAGTTCCTCAAGTCGAAGGGGATCCCCGTGCATCATGCGTTGCCCGGTGTCGGCGAGAACTTGCGCGATCATTACGCGCCGCGCGTCTCAGTGCGCGTGAAGAACATGAACACCATCAACGAGAGCGCGCGCGGGCTGAGCCTCGCGTCCGAAATCCTGAAATGGTGCTTCGGCGGCGCAAGCATTCTCGGACTCTCGCCGACGCAGGTTTACTGTTTCTGGAAGTCCGACGACGCGCTCGATGCCTCGGACATCCAGCTCACCTTCACGCCCGCAAGCTATCGCGAGGGCTACCAGGGCCAGCTCGAGACCGAGCCCGGCATGACGTCGGCGCCATGGCAGCAGCGGCCCGACAGCAAGGGATACGTGAGACTGAAATCTGCGGATCCGTTCGAGCAGCCGGAAATCCAGCCGAACTACCTGACCGAGGAAACCGACCGCCGCGTACTTGTCGCCGCGATGCGGCTCGCGCGCAAGCTGCTCAGGTCGAGGCCGCTCGCGCCTTATTACGACTACGAGGATTTCCCCGGCGACAAGGTGCAGAGCGACGACGAACTGCTCGGCGCCGCCAAGGAGCGCGGCACGACCACGTTCCACCCGATGGGGACGTGCCGGATGGGCCCGCACAACGATCCGACCAGCGTGGTGGATGACGAGCTGCGCGTGCGCGGGCTCGAAAGCCTGCGCGTGGTCGACGCCTCGATCATGCCGATGATGCTGTCTGCGAACCTCAACGCCGCCGTCATGATGGTCGCCGACAAGGCCTCCGACCTCATTCGCGGCAAGGCGCCGCCGCAGCCGATCATCCTGAAGCGGTGA
- a CDS encoding DUF898 family protein produces the protein MNDASPFETPPVEAPAPPPNGARFLGNERVFWRLLVRGAFLLLVTLGIYRFWLATDVRRFLWSNTELAGDGLEYIGTARELLIGFLIAIAILVPVNVVFFLSAFGRGWLSQMSGLLALIVLALLGQYAVYRARRYRLTRTVYRGIRFHQTGSAWRYAVCAIFWWAMIGATLGLAYPFAQASLERFKLRNTYYGDLQGHFAGSAMRLFFRGVLLWIVVVLPFMLGMFVALGQVDWAALGRGSGDVMSRIEAAGIAPALVFATLSIGWSVLALALLYPVFQAMVLRWWISGLRFGELSVASHLSTRAVYAIYLRFMWIALIAGVVFAIGAAVALAISSGLTLWLGKGALTELISTAILIGSYVVVALAYSTIYQACVKLRLWKAVFESIELSGLGVLDRVNAAGGASSAVGEGLADALNVGGM, from the coding sequence ATGAACGACGCGAGCCCGTTCGAAACGCCGCCCGTCGAGGCGCCCGCGCCGCCGCCGAACGGCGCGCGGTTTCTCGGCAACGAGCGGGTGTTCTGGCGCCTGCTCGTCCGCGGCGCCTTCCTGCTGCTGGTCACGCTCGGCATCTACCGCTTCTGGCTGGCGACCGACGTGCGGCGCTTCCTCTGGAGCAACACCGAGCTCGCGGGCGACGGTCTCGAATACATCGGCACCGCAAGAGAGCTGCTGATCGGCTTCCTGATCGCGATCGCGATTCTGGTGCCGGTCAATGTGGTGTTTTTTCTGTCGGCGTTCGGGCGGGGCTGGCTCAGCCAGATGTCCGGGCTGCTCGCGCTGATCGTGCTGGCGCTGCTCGGGCAATACGCGGTCTATCGCGCGCGGCGCTACCGGCTCACCCGCACGGTCTATCGCGGCATCCGTTTCCACCAGACCGGCTCGGCCTGGCGCTACGCGGTCTGCGCGATCTTCTGGTGGGCGATGATCGGCGCAACGCTCGGGCTCGCCTATCCCTTCGCGCAGGCAAGCCTTGAACGTTTCAAGCTACGCAACACCTATTACGGCGACCTCCAGGGTCACTTCGCCGGATCGGCTATGCGATTGTTCTTTCGTGGCGTCCTGTTGTGGATCGTCGTGGTTCTGCCGTTCATGCTCGGCATGTTCGTTGCGCTGGGTCAGGTCGACTGGGCGGCGTTGGGGCGCGGCAGCGGTGACGTGATGAGCCGCATCGAAGCAGCGGGCATTGCCCCAGCGCTGGTTTTTGCAACGCTCAGCATCGGCTGGTCGGTGCTGGCGCTCGCGCTCCTCTATCCGGTGTTCCAGGCGATGGTGCTGCGCTGGTGGATCTCCGGCTTGCGCTTCGGCGAATTGAGCGTCGCATCGCACCTGAGCACGCGCGCCGTGTACGCGATCTATCTGCGTTTCATGTGGATCGCGCTCATCGCCGGCGTTGTTTTCGCAATCGGTGCAGCAGTGGCGCTTGCGATCAGCAGCGGGCTCACGCTTTGGCTGGGCAAGGGCGCGCTGACGGAGCTCATCTCGACCGCGATCCTGATCGGGTCCTATGTCGTTGTTGCGCTCGCCTATTCGACCATCTACCAGGCGTGCGTGAAGCTGCGCCTCTGGAAGGCCGTTTTCGAATCGATCGAATTGTCAGGTCTTGGCGTGCTCGACCGGGTCAACGCCGCGGGCGGTGCCAGCTCTGCGGTCGGAGAGGGGCTCGCCGACGCACTGAACGTCGGCGGGATGTGA
- a CDS encoding helix-turn-helix domain-containing protein — protein sequence MKNSVKPIHTGKDYDAALREVERLWGARSGTPEGDHLDVLATLIEAYEDTHYPMDPPDPVEAIKFRMEQQGLTRKDLEPLIGTRTRVAEILNRRRGLSIEMIRRLHKTLGISAEVLIRPSRRDRAA from the coding sequence ATGAAAAATAGTGTCAAGCCGATCCACACCGGGAAAGATTACGACGCGGCGCTGAGAGAGGTGGAGCGGCTATGGGGCGCCAGGAGTGGAACGCCGGAAGGTGACCACCTAGATGTCCTCGCGACACTGATCGAGGCCTACGAAGACACGCACTATCCGATGGACCCACCCGACCCTGTCGAGGCGATCAAGTTCAGGATGGAGCAGCAAGGACTGACGCGCAAAGACCTCGAACCGTTGATCGGAACACGAACGCGCGTCGCCGAAATTCTGAATCGCCGGCGCGGTCTTTCGATTGAGATGATCCGGCGCCTGCACAAGACACTTGGTATTTCGGCTGAAGTGCTGATCCGGCCTTCGCGTCGTGACCGAGCGGCTTAG
- a CDS encoding type II toxin-antitoxin system HigB family toxin, with protein MARGRKKASYLSSVSPTRPAHFSKPRVESSFQGGMVVVARAGCKELAQSSSCDNTHVVTAERVVFNIRGNGYRLVVSVDFEKSIVWIKWLGTYRDYDRIDVTKVEHEK; from the coding sequence TTGGCTCGCGGTCGCAAAAAGGCGTCTTATCTCAGCAGCGTTTCGCCAACGCGCCCTGCGCACTTCAGCAAACCACGCGTCGAGAGCAGCTTTCAGGGCGGCATGGTCGTTGTGGCGCGCGCGGGATGCAAGGAACTCGCGCAGAGTTCGTCGTGCGATAATACGCATGTCGTGACGGCCGAGCGAGTTGTCTTCAACATCCGAGGTAACGGCTATCGACTCGTTGTCTCGGTGGATTTCGAAAAGAGCATCGTCTGGATCAAGTGGCTTGGTACCTATCGCGACTATGACCGGATCGACGTTACAAAGGTGGAACATGAAAAATAG
- a CDS encoding MBL fold metallo-hydrolase, with protein MADDIPYNKVFELEPGRAEEIAPGVRRIVANNPSPFTFKGTISYIVGRGKVAIIDPGPDDPAHTAALLDAVRGETVTHIFVTHTHRDHSPGVPAIKAATGAQVLAEGPHRASRPLHAGEAPRMEAANDTDFRPDRALADGDVVSGAGWTIEAIATPGHTANHMAFALKEADLIFSGDHVMGWSTSIVAPPDGAMSDFMNSLHKLAKRPEPIYLPGHGGEVRDAPNFVAAYIRHRHAREASILHRLGKGPADIPTIVRAVYIGLDPRLTGAAGYSVLAHLEDMTARSEVATDGPPSITGVYRLAGS; from the coding sequence ATGGCTGACGACATACCGTACAACAAGGTCTTCGAGCTGGAGCCCGGCCGCGCCGAGGAGATCGCGCCGGGCGTACGCCGCATCGTTGCGAATAACCCCAGTCCGTTCACCTTCAAGGGCACGATCAGCTACATCGTCGGGCGGGGCAAGGTCGCGATCATCGATCCGGGCCCGGACGATCCGGCGCACACTGCGGCTTTGCTGGACGCTGTGCGCGGCGAGACCGTCACGCACATCTTCGTCACGCACACACATCGCGACCACTCGCCGGGCGTTCCCGCCATCAAGGCGGCAACCGGCGCGCAAGTACTCGCCGAAGGGCCGCACCGCGCGTCGCGTCCCCTGCATGCCGGCGAAGCGCCGCGCATGGAAGCGGCGAACGACACGGATTTCAGGCCCGACCGCGCGCTTGCCGACGGCGACGTGGTGAGCGGCGCCGGATGGACCATCGAGGCGATCGCGACGCCCGGCCACACCGCGAACCACATGGCCTTCGCGCTCAAGGAGGCCGATCTCATCTTCTCCGGCGACCACGTGATGGGCTGGTCGACGTCGATCGTGGCGCCGCCGGACGGCGCGATGAGCGATTTCATGAACTCGCTGCACAAACTCGCCAAGCGCCCCGAGCCGATCTACCTGCCCGGTCACGGCGGCGAAGTGCGCGATGCACCGAATTTCGTCGCCGCCTACATCCGCCATCGCCACGCGCGCGAGGCGTCGATCCTGCACCGCCTCGGCAAAGGCCCGGCCGACATTCCGACCATCGTGCGCGCGGTCTATATCGGGCTCGATCCACGGCTCACGGGCGCCGCCGGCTATTCGGTGCTGGCGCATCTGGAAGACATGACGGCGCGCAGCGAGGTCGCGACCGACGGGCCGCCCTCGATCACCGGCGTTTATCGCCTGGCTGGTTCTTGA